The DNA sequence CGAGCTGGTTGAAGTTCGCGTCGTCACATTGGATGCCCTGGATCGTGGCGGCCCACTCGTCTTCGCTCACCGGGCGGTCGTCGTTGCTCGGGTCGCGGAGGTCGGGGCGCTGGTCGAGCACGTAGACGTCGTCGACGTTGTCGCCGTCTCTGTCGGTGTCGGGGATCAGGTCGATCTGTCTGTCGGCGAAGTCAGCGCGGGTGCCCGGCACGTAGGTCGCACGGTAGTCGATAGCCAGGTCGAGGCGGCCTGCCTCCAAGCTGGCGTTGACGGCTTCAGTGTCGCTGAAGAAGGCGGTTGTGCCGAGTCCGGCACCCGCGGAGGCGATACCGATGGTCCCGAGGCCTGCGAGCACTTTGCGCCGTGAGATGCTGAATTGTGTGTTGTTGGTCATGGTTCGAGAGTTGTTGTTGATGTTCTCCTCGGGATCAGGCACCTGTGCGAGGACCGTGCCGCCGGACTCGGCCACCGACCGAGTCGAGTACCCCGATGGGGACAGCAACCTCTCTGTCTGATAACACCTTAGGTACGCACCGATGGCCACTCGGCTAACCCCATCGTAGCACTCTCTAAGCACCGATTTTGGCGTTTCATAGACAGAACGGTCGGTCGGCATTCTCCCATTGCTGTCATTCGGTTGAATATATTTGCTCGGAAATCTAAGCGACGCAGATGGCACTCATCAGCCGCAACACAGGCAAAAACGACCGATGAACGGAAACGCTCGCCGGACAACACGGTGGCTCACTCGCGTTGCAACGTGACAAAATTCAGCCAGGACAGCCACGGACAGCACTCGGAGACCATACTGTCGAACGGGTGACTGGTATGGGGTACGTTGTGCACTCACGGCCGCGTTTTGACCGTGAACAGTGGCTGCACTCCGGGCCGTTGTGCAGTCTCCCGACAGCGATGTTTATCTCTCTCCGCGCCCTCTAGGTATGGTTCCTGTGAGCGGTCGCTGCCGACGCTCTGTTGTCGCTGCTCTCGTTGCGCTCTTTGCGCTCTCTGCGCTCTCTGCGCTCCCCACAGCCCCGTCCCGAGCGGTGGGTAGGAACATGAGAACAAAAACGAAAACGAAGCGCGACGGCCGCTCGCGGCTCAGGTCGGCGTCTGACCGTCGTCCATCGGCATCGCGTCGGGGTTGTGGCGGCACTGGACCGCGTCGAAGTGCAGCGTGAAGTGGACGCCGTCGGTCTGGACGACGTTGACGCCCAGCGGAATCGGGTTGTCGTCGTCGTCGAGGACGGGCTGGCCGCTGCCGTCGCGCTCGACGAGACCCGCCGCGATGAGTTCGTCGGCCAGCGTCAGTTCGCCGTCGCCGTCGAGGTCGGCGGGCGCGGCGTCCGAGGGGAGGTCGCTGAAGCCGAGGTTCGTCGCGTCGTCGTCCTTGCACGGGAGATACCAGCGGAACGCCCAGCAGCGGACGCCCTGGAGACATTGGGGAGTCTCTTGGGTACCGCCGCCACCGTTGCCGTCGCCGTTACCGTCGTCGTCGTAGCAGAAGCGGATGTTGCTGATACCCTTGAGCTTGTTCGTGTCCGGGTCGTCCGGAACGGTCAGGCCGGTCCCGCTCGTCGCGTCCTCGTAGTAGTACACCCGGACGCCACCGTCGAAGACATCGTCGTCGGCTCCTTCTACTTCTGCGCTGCCGTCTTTGAGGATGACTGTCTCGATACCGAGGTCGGGGTCGTTCGGGTCGACCGGCTCGATCTCCCAGTCGATGCTCGTCGCCTGACCGCCGTCGGTCGTGACGACGGTGATGGTGACACGGTAGTCGACGCCGTTAATCTGAGAGATGAAGTCGAAAGACGGTCCCGTCCCACGGAGTTCCGGATCCTCGTCGACTTTGAGAACCTCCATCAGGTTGACGCCGTGCATCGCGTTGATGTCCTCGCACGTGACGTTGGTGTTGACCGCGATGTCCTCGAACGTCCCTGCCGGGAGGTCCGCGTCGCCGCCGTTGCCGTCGTTGTCGTCGTGGTCGCCGTTGTCACCGTCCTGAATCCCGCCACCGTTGCCGTCGAAGGGGATCTGGTAGTCGTCGCCGACGAGGTCGACGAAGCCCGCGAGCGAACCCTGGTAGAAGGGCGTCTCTTCGTTGTTCAGGAGGTTGTCGCAGTCGTCGGCCCAGGCTTCGATCCAGAGATAGTTCTGCAGTTCGCCAGCGTCGGTCTCGGGCGTGTCGTCGCCAGACCCTTCCTCCGGCTCGATTCGCGTGTTTTCGGGCGTCTCGACGCCGTCGACCCGCATCGAGACGAGCGAGGGGTTGCCACAGAGATGGAGGCTGAACGTCGTCTCGCCCTCGTCGTAGGGTTTGATGTCCATCAAGTCGACGAAGACACCAGCGTCGCCGTCGACGAGCGTGTCGCCGATGTAGTCCTCGCCCTCGTCGTCACAGACGTTGGCCGTTCGCGTCGCCGCGCCCCACGCCTCGTGGGAGGGCGCGTTGTCACCGACGGCTTCGAAGCCGGTCGTGCCGACCGGCGGTGCCGACCCGACGTGGAGGCTCATCTCGTCGCCCTCGACGGGATAGATCGTCCGTCCCGACCCGTTCTTGAAGAACTCGTCGGCCCGCTCTTGGATCTCTGTGGCGGAGAGCCACGGCTTGTACGTCGTGCGGTAGTCGACCTTGAGGTCGACCCGGCCCGCTTGCAGCCAGCCGTCCAGCGACTCGGTGTCGCTGAAGAAGGCCGTCGTGCCGAGACCGGCACCCGCGGACGCGACACCGATGGTGCCGAGGCCAGCGAGAATCGTGCGTCGTGAGACGCGGAACTGTGGTTGTGTCATAGTCTTCTGGGAGGGCGGTGACGCACGGGAACCGGGCATTCCGCCGCTCTGTCTTCCGCTGTCTACTGTGGCGTCTACCACGTGCGGACGCGGATGCCCACCGACGGAGTCGAACCGTCGTGATCGCCACTGTGGGTGAGGCTCGTGAGTCGGCTAGACGACGCTGTTCTCCTCGGTCGGCTGCGGCTCGCAGTCACATTTCAGACTGCCGCAGATCAGCAGCCCCGTCGGGTTGGGGTTGTTCGCGTCGAAGCCTTCGGACTCACCGTCGTTTCTGACCGTGGCGACTAGGGTGTGCGGCCCCTCGCTCTCCAGATCGATCGTGAAGGCGACCGCTTCCTGCCAGTTGTCGTCCGGCTCTTGTTGGTTGTTGAAGCTTCCCTGAGTCGGCGTCACCGTGTCGCCGTTGTAGGTCACTTCGAGGTCTCCCTCGTCGTCCACTGCGGCCATGAGGTCGAGGTAGCACGCGCTCCGGGTCGCCGTGGATGGGACGGTGAACTCCAGCTCGTAGACGTACTCGCCTTCCGGCGCGAGTCGGCCGTCGTTGCTGTCGAACTCGGGGTCCGGAACGAGCCAGCGGCAGTCCGCCGGAGCATCGCCGATAGCGGCGGGGTCTTGCCACGCCAGCACGTCCCCGGTGAACACGGGGGCACTGACACCGTCACCGGCAGTGATCGGAGCCGGTGCCGAGGTCAGCTGCCAGTCCGCCACGCCGGTGCTCACGTCGACCTCCGCCGCACACTCGCGGTGGCGGCACTGCTCGGCGCGGTAGGTCAACTCGAAGCCGACCGAGTCCGACTGTACACGGTTGGCGTCCAAGGGAAGCCCTTCGAACTCGAGTTCCTCTCTCATGTCGTTCAGACGCGTGGGTTCGAGTTCTCCCTCGGAGTTCTCGACCATGACCACCCGCGTCGACGGCTGTGCTTCGAACTCCGCTGCGTCGCAGCCGAGCGCCCACTCCAGGCCGTAGCAGTAGACGCCGGGGTCGAAACAGTTCCCCTTGGGGACCGTCAGGCCGTCTCGCTGCGTGTTCAGTTGCAGCCCGTACTCGTCTCGCGACGTGAGTTCGAGGAAGCCGTGGAGCGAGCCCTGGTACAGGAAGTTCTCGGGGGCCTCGTCGGGGTCGTTCTCGCAGTCCTCGTCGTACCAGAAGCGGACGTGGACGTACTTCGCGAGGTCGCTGGCTTCGTCTTCGGCGAATCCCTCGAAGACTTCCGGCTCGTAGACGGTGTTTTCGCCCGTTCGAGATTCGTCGGTTTCCGAGTGGACGAAGAGATAGACCGGGTTGCCACAGAGATGGAGACTGAACGTCGTCTCGCCCCTGTCTTTCGGTTTGATGTCGGCCAGGTCGACGAAGACACCGGCGTCGCCGTCGACGAAGTCGGTCGCCCCCAGAGACCCGTTGCCACTGTGTAGTCGGACGTCTTCGGGGAGGTCGCCCGCGTCGAGTCCGTCCGCACAGACGGCAGCGTTGAACGCCGAGTCGCTGAAGAGGTCGCCCCACGCCGCACGTGACAGGACGCTCCCGTCGTCTTCGCCGCCGTCGACGCGTACATCGGGGGCTTGGCCGATGACGTAGGTCATCGGCTCGTCGGGGAGCGGTGCCGCGTTGCCGCTCATCCCGCTGCCAATGAGTCGGCTCCGCTCGTCTGCGTCGGAGAGGTCGAGCCACGGCATATACGTCGTGCGGTAGTCGACGAGAAGGTCGACGCGGCCCGCCTGCAGCCAGCCGTTCACCGACTCGGTGTCGCTGAAGAACGCGGTCGTGCCGAGTCCGGCACCCGCGGACGCGACACCGATGGTGCCGAGACCCGCGAGAACCTTTCGTCGTGAGATACGGAAGTTGGTGTTGGTGGTCATGGTTGCCTTGGGTGGGAGTCGTCTCGGGGCAACCGACGTCCCCGTCTCTCTCCCGTGGTTGCCCCGTCCGGTCTTCCGGACAGGAGGACCCACCGACGGAGTCGAACCGTCAGGTGCCGAGGGATGCTCGGCGACACCGGTGTGGGTCGGAGGTGGTCAGGAGCGGTTCAGCTACTCGACGACGACGTCGAAGGCCACGCCTTCCTCGGCAGAGGCGTCGTAGTCGTTCTGCAGCGTGACCGTCACATCGCCCTTGAGGACGAACGGCATCGACGCCATGGCTCCGGTGGTGTCGATGTTCAGGTACTGAAGGTTGCGGTTCGAACCACCGTAGGCCCCGTCGTCGTTCGACGCGGTGACGCTGGTGCTGTCGAGGTTCACCGGCATCCCGTCGATGCTCAGCATGACGTTCTCGACGTCGATGGTGGCCTCGTCGGCCTTCGTCTGGATACCGATGCGGCCGGTCGGAGTGCCGACAGTGTCGGAGACGACCACGCCGTCGAGGGTGAACGTCGCCCCGCCGGAGCCGTCGTACTCGTACATCCACGGCACGGTCGCGCCGGAGACCCACGCGTAGTCTGCCTCTTGGAAGCTGCCCGGGATCGCGCTCCCGACGGCGACTTCCCAGGTGTTCGCACCACCGAAGCGGCCACGCGACTGGCCGGTGACCTGTGCGTAGTTCTCCTCGACGTTGACGAAGCCCTCACCGCTCGTCGTGCCGACGGGGGTGTTGTGGCGGCACTGCTCGGCGTCGAAGGCGACGCTGAAGTGGATGCTGTCCGTCTGCGTGACGTTCACGTCGATGTCTTCGACGTCGATACCACGGCGCGCCGCGATTTCGTCGGCGAGCGAGCCGAAGCCGCCGTCGGTCTCGACGCGGCAGGAGGTCAGTGCCTCGAAGTCCTCGACTTCACACGGGAGCTGCCACTTCAGCCCGTAGCAGTACACACCGGGGTCGAAACATTCGCGGGCGTCCGGCAGCACGCAGTTCTCTTCGAGCGTGAGCGCCGAGAGCGGAATCGTCCCGTCGTTCTCGTCGGCGAGGTCGATGAGACCCTGGAAGGAGCCCTCGTAGAGGCAGATTTCGCCCACGATGGCCTGGCCGATCTCGCTGAAGACCTCGATGATGTCGTCGAAGTCGTCAAGACCGGAAATGAACGCGTTGTCCGGGCTGGACGCGATGCTCTCGAGGATGTCCTGGTTCGCATCGCTCCCGTAGGCGATGGTGTAGAACTCGATACCGTCTGCCTTTGCAGCGTCGGCTGCGTCCTCGGCATCGGCACCGTCGTTCGGGTTGCCGTTCGTCAGGAGGACGACGATCTTGTCACAGTCGTCACGGTCGTTACCGCTGGGGCTGACGTCGTTGTCGGTCACGATGTCGACGCCCGTCAGCTCCTCTCGTGCGACGTTGATGGAGTCGGCGATGTCTGTCGTGCCACCGCTGGAGAGGCTGTCGAGTTCCGTCTGCACGGCTGCCGCGTTCTCGCCGAGGTCCGTGTTCCGGTCTGCGATGTTGTCGTAGGTGATCAGCGAGAACTGGATGTCGCCGCTGCTCGCCTCCAGTTCGTTTG is a window from the Halogranum gelatinilyticum genome containing:
- a CDS encoding SipW-dependent-type signal peptide-containing protein, translating into MTTNTNFRISRRKVLAGLGTIGVASAGAGLGTTAFFSDTESVNGWLQAGRVDLLVDYRTTYMPWLDLSDADERSRLIGSGMSGNAAPLPDEPMTYVIGQAPDVRVDGGEDDGSVLSRAAWGDLFSDSAFNAAVCADGLDAGDLPEDVRLHSGNGSLGATDFVDGDAGVFVDLADIKPKDRGETTFSLHLCGNPVYLFVHSETDESRTGENTVYEPEVFEGFAEDEASDLAKYVHVRFWYDEDCENDPDEAPENFLYQGSLHGFLELTSRDEYGLQLNTQRDGLTVPKGNCFDPGVYCYGLEWALGCDAAEFEAQPSTRVVMVENSEGELEPTRLNDMREELEFEGLPLDANRVQSDSVGFELTYRAEQCRHRECAAEVDVSTGVADWQLTSAPAPITAGDGVSAPVFTGDVLAWQDPAAIGDAPADCRWLVPDPEFDSNDGRLAPEGEYVYELEFTVPSTATRSACYLDLMAAVDDEGDLEVTYNGDTVTPTQGSFNNQQEPDDNWQEAVAFTIDLESEGPHTLVATVRNDGESEGFDANNPNPTGLLICGSLKCDCEPQPTEENSVV
- a CDS encoding vWA domain-containing protein, translating into MTNDNQFRISRRKVLGGLGTIGVASAGAGLGTTAFFSDTESVSGWLQAGRVDLLLDYRTTYMPWLDLSIEGERERVIGEMMTRNAVPLPDDDMTYVIGQAPDVRDMDGGVLSRQRWGDVFRDPAFNARVCEDGFQENDLPEGVRLPTNGEPSLGTTDFVDGDEEVFVDLIDVKPKDEGETTFSLHLCGNPSYLDMRPILDESLENMRYEPETTAGDTSPSVGELAEYLHVSLWYDVDCDNFKDGGEDACADVAIILDKSGSMDNDTGSDATSVKWNSALDGVSTLANELEASSGDIQFSLITYDNIADRNTDLGENAAAVQTELDSLSSGGTTDIADSINVAREELTGVDIVTDNDVSPSGNDRDDCDKIVVLLTNGNPNDGADAEDAADAAKADGIEFYTIAYGSDANQDILESIASSPDNAFISGLDDFDDIIEVFSEIGQAIVGEICLYEGSFQGLIDLADENDGTIPLSALTLEENCVLPDARECFDPGVYCYGLKWQLPCEVEDFEALTSCRVETDGGFGSLADEIAARRGIDVEDIDVNVTQTDSIHFSVAFDAEQCRHNTPVGTTSGEGFVNVEENYAQVTGQSRGRFGGANTWEVAVGSAIPGSFQEADYAWVSGATVPWMYEYDGSGGATFTLDGVVVSDTVGTPTGRIGIQTKADEATIDVENVMLSIDGMPVNLDSTSVTASNDDGAYGGSNRNLQYLNIDTTGAMASMPFVLKGDVTVTLQNDYDASAEEGVAFDVVVE